A section of the Mycolicibacterium anyangense genome encodes:
- a CDS encoding DUF6611 family protein produces the protein MDISGIWGSFTVYPARFGVTRYRLVVFPPGISQPQRRALRLWRGWPLWGAALWVVLQIGGSMIGMPETALFGGTMFVIACGAMTFALAGDVRWQVRSLWATSMAGYGHHELDQRYRTLKAMAHALDLADLALDEGRISAAEHEARWWQVYDALDQRLSTPESTTLTGLCG, from the coding sequence GTGGATATTTCCGGCATCTGGGGCTCGTTCACCGTCTACCCGGCGCGCTTCGGCGTGACCCGCTACCGGTTGGTGGTGTTCCCGCCCGGGATCAGCCAGCCCCAGCGGCGGGCTCTTCGGCTGTGGCGTGGCTGGCCGCTGTGGGGAGCCGCCCTCTGGGTGGTCCTGCAGATCGGCGGCTCGATGATCGGGATGCCGGAGACCGCGCTCTTCGGTGGCACCATGTTCGTGATCGCCTGCGGGGCAATGACCTTCGCGCTTGCCGGTGATGTGCGCTGGCAGGTCCGCAGCCTGTGGGCGACGTCGATGGCCGGGTATGGCCACCATGAACTGGACCAGCGCTACCGCACACTCAAGGCGATGGCGCACGCCCTTGACCTGGCCGACCTGGCCCTGGACGAGGGCCGTATCTCGGCCGCCGAACACGAGGCCCGGTGGTGGCAGGTGTACGACGCCCTCGATCAGCGCCTGTCCACGCCCGAGTCGACGACCTTGACCGGCTTGTGCGGGTAG
- a CDS encoding epoxyqueuosine reductase: protein MVQRRLDDHPTVQAVRNRARHAPPTVIDAAWLRELCLAAGADDVAFASVENPALTSEREHVEAALPGARSFISLVVRMNRDNVRSVARSVANQEFHRSGEIINEAAHRITRALEDAGHRALNPSATFPMEMDRYPGRIWVVAHKPVAVAAGLGVMGIHRNVIHPRFGNFVLLATVLVDAQISSYGAPLDYSPCLECKLCVAACPVGAIKKDGGFDFVACSVHNYREFMGGFTDWAQTIADSDDAADFRSRVTDSENASMWQSLSFKANYKAAYCLAVCPAGEDVIEPYLDDRKGFMDLVLRPLQEKVETLYVLPNSEAKAHAEKRYPHKPVKVVDSGVDRR, encoded by the coding sequence ATGGTGCAGCGACGACTCGATGACCACCCGACCGTGCAGGCGGTCCGCAACCGGGCCCGGCATGCTCCGCCGACGGTCATCGACGCCGCCTGGCTACGCGAGCTCTGCCTGGCCGCCGGAGCAGACGACGTGGCCTTCGCCAGCGTCGAGAACCCGGCACTGACCTCCGAACGCGAACACGTCGAGGCGGCCCTGCCGGGCGCGAGGAGCTTCATCTCGCTGGTGGTCAGGATGAACCGCGACAACGTGCGATCGGTCGCCCGTAGTGTGGCCAACCAGGAGTTCCACCGCAGCGGCGAGATCATCAACGAGGCCGCTCACCGCATCACCCGCGCTCTCGAGGACGCCGGCCACCGCGCGCTCAACCCGTCGGCCACCTTCCCGATGGAGATGGACCGCTACCCCGGGCGGATCTGGGTGGTGGCCCACAAACCCGTCGCGGTCGCCGCGGGCCTGGGCGTGATGGGCATCCACCGTAATGTCATCCACCCCAGATTCGGCAACTTCGTCCTGCTGGCCACTGTTCTCGTCGACGCCCAGATCAGCAGTTACGGTGCGCCGCTGGACTATTCGCCGTGCCTGGAGTGCAAGCTGTGTGTCGCCGCGTGCCCGGTCGGGGCGATCAAGAAGGACGGCGGGTTCGACTTCGTCGCCTGTTCGGTGCACAACTACCGGGAGTTCATGGGTGGCTTCACCGATTGGGCGCAGACGATCGCCGACAGCGACGATGCCGCCGACTTCCGTTCGCGGGTCACCGATTCGGAGAATGCGTCGATGTGGCAGAGCCTGTCGTTCAAGGCCAACTACAAGGCTGCCTACTGCCTGGCGGTGTGCCCGGCCGGTGAGGACGTGATCGAGCCCTACCTGGACGACCGCAAGGGTTTCATGGACCTGGTGTTGCGGCCGTTGCAGGAGAAGGTGGAAACCCTCTACGTGCTACCGAATTCCGAGGCCAAGGCGCACGCCGAGAAGCGCTACCCGCACAAGCCGGTCAAGGTCGTCGACTCGGGCGTGGACAGGCGCTGA
- a CDS encoding fatty acyl-AMP ligase: MSRFTDKMFHSAMTSSKGMVTGEPAEPVRHTWREVHERARRIAGGLAAADIGLGDAIGVLAGAPVEIAPVAQGLWMRGASLTMLHQPTPRTDLEQWAKDTATVIDMIEARAVIISDPFLVAIPVLQEAGVTVLTVEDLLAAEPIDPIETSEDDVALMQLTSGSTGSPKAVVITHRNIHSNAEAMFIGAKYDIETDVMVSWLPCFHDMGMVGFLTIPMYFGAELVKVTPMDFLRDTLLWAKLIDKYKGTMTAAPNFAYALFAKRLRRQAKPGEYDLSTLRFALSGAEPVDPADVEDLLDAGKPFGLRPEAILPAYGMAETTLAVSFSECGAGLVVDEVDADLLAALRRAVPASKGNTRRLATLGPLLKDLEARIVDEDGNVLPARGVGIIELRGESLTPGYITMGGFVPGQDEHGWLDTGDLGYLTDDGHVVVCGRVKDVIIMAGRNIYPTDIERAAGRVEGVRPGCAVAVRLDAGHSRETFAVAVESNAWQDPAEVRRIEHQVAHEVVAEVDVRPRNVVVLGPGTIPKTPSGKLRRANSVALVT; the protein is encoded by the coding sequence GTGAGCCGTTTCACCGACAAGATGTTCCACAGCGCCATGACCAGTTCCAAGGGGATGGTCACCGGTGAGCCCGCCGAACCGGTGCGGCACACCTGGCGTGAGGTGCACGAACGGGCCCGCCGCATCGCCGGCGGCCTGGCCGCCGCCGACATCGGTCTCGGTGACGCCATCGGCGTGCTCGCCGGTGCGCCGGTCGAGATCGCCCCGGTGGCCCAGGGTCTGTGGATGCGTGGCGCCAGCCTGACCATGCTGCACCAGCCCACCCCGCGCACCGATCTCGAGCAATGGGCCAAGGACACCGCGACCGTCATCGACATGATCGAGGCCAGGGCCGTCATCATCTCCGACCCGTTCCTGGTCGCGATCCCGGTTCTCCAGGAGGCCGGTGTCACCGTCCTCACGGTCGAGGACCTGCTGGCCGCCGAGCCGATCGACCCCATCGAGACCTCCGAAGACGACGTCGCCCTGATGCAGCTGACGTCCGGATCGACTGGTTCTCCGAAGGCCGTCGTCATCACCCATCGCAACATCCACTCCAATGCCGAGGCGATGTTCATCGGGGCCAAGTACGACATCGAGACCGACGTCATGGTCAGCTGGCTGCCCTGCTTCCACGACATGGGCATGGTGGGCTTCCTGACCATCCCGATGTACTTCGGGGCCGAGCTGGTCAAGGTCACCCCGATGGACTTCCTGCGCGACACCCTGCTGTGGGCCAAGCTCATCGACAAGTACAAGGGCACCATGACCGCCGCCCCGAACTTCGCCTATGCGCTGTTCGCCAAGCGGTTGCGCCGTCAGGCCAAGCCCGGCGAGTACGACCTGTCGACACTGCGGTTCGCGCTGTCCGGTGCCGAGCCGGTGGATCCCGCCGACGTCGAGGACCTGCTGGACGCCGGCAAGCCGTTCGGGCTGCGACCGGAAGCCATCCTGCCGGCGTACGGCATGGCCGAGACCACCCTGGCGGTGTCGTTCTCGGAGTGCGGCGCCGGCCTGGTGGTCGACGAGGTCGACGCCGACCTGCTGGCCGCGCTGCGCCGGGCCGTGCCCGCGAGCAAGGGCAACACCCGCCGGCTGGCCACGCTCGGCCCGCTGCTGAAGGACCTGGAAGCCCGCATCGTCGACGAGGACGGCAATGTGCTGCCCGCCCGCGGTGTCGGCATCATCGAGCTGCGCGGCGAGTCGCTGACCCCGGGCTACATCACGATGGGCGGCTTCGTGCCGGGCCAGGACGAGCACGGTTGGCTGGACACCGGCGACCTCGGCTACCTGACCGACGACGGCCACGTCGTGGTGTGCGGCCGCGTCAAGGACGTCATCATCATGGCCGGGCGCAACATCTACCCGACCGACATCGAGCGGGCCGCGGGCCGCGTCGAGGGCGTGCGCCCCGGCTGCGCAGTCGCGGTGCGCCTCGATGCCGGGCACTCGCGGGAGACTTTTGCGGTGGCCGTCGAATCCAACGCCTGGCAGGACCCGGCCGAGGTGCGTCGCATCGAGCACCAGGTGGCCCACGAGGTGGTCGCCGAGGTCGACGTCCGGCCGCGCAACGTCGTGGTGCTGGGCCCGGGCACGATCCCGAAGACGCCGTCGGGCAAGCTGCGCCGCGCCAACTCGGTCGCGCTGGTCACCTAA
- a CDS encoding 4-(cytidine 5'-diphospho)-2-C-methyl-D-erythritol kinase, producing the protein MSRSNGSIAPEWVPTGSVTVRVPGKVNLYLGVGDRRDDGFHELTTVFHAVSLVDEVTVRNADVLSLQTVGEGADELPADERNIAWQAAELMADHVGRAPDVEITIEKSIPVAGGMAGGSADAAAVLVAMNTLWELGVPRRDLHALAAELGSDVPFALHGGTALGTGRGEELATVLARSTFHWVLAFGVGGLSTAAVYHEIDRLRETGAPPRLDDPEPLLGALASGDPRELAPLLGNDLQPAALSLNPDLRRTLRAGTDAGALAGIVSGSGPTCAFLCASSAAAVDVGTELAGAGVCRTVRVASGPVHGARVVAGLSP; encoded by the coding sequence GTGTCTCGGTCCAATGGCTCGATCGCTCCGGAATGGGTGCCGACCGGGTCGGTGACGGTGCGGGTACCGGGCAAGGTGAACCTCTACCTCGGCGTCGGTGACCGTCGCGACGACGGCTTCCACGAGCTCACCACCGTCTTCCATGCGGTGTCGCTGGTCGACGAGGTCACTGTGCGCAACGCCGACGTGCTCTCGTTGCAGACCGTCGGCGAGGGCGCCGATGAGCTACCCGCCGACGAACGCAATATCGCCTGGCAGGCCGCCGAGCTGATGGCCGACCACGTCGGACGCGCCCCGGATGTCGAGATCACCATCGAAAAGTCGATCCCGGTGGCCGGCGGGATGGCCGGCGGCAGCGCCGATGCCGCCGCGGTCCTGGTGGCCATGAACACGCTGTGGGAGCTGGGCGTACCGCGCCGGGACCTGCACGCGCTGGCCGCCGAACTGGGCAGTGACGTGCCGTTCGCCCTGCACGGTGGCACCGCGCTGGGCACCGGCCGCGGCGAGGAGCTGGCCACCGTGCTGGCCCGCAGCACCTTCCACTGGGTGCTGGCGTTCGGCGTCGGCGGACTGTCGACGGCTGCGGTCTACCACGAGATCGACCGGCTGCGCGAGACCGGGGCGCCGCCGCGCTTGGACGACCCCGAGCCGCTGCTGGGGGCGTTGGCCTCCGGTGATCCCCGTGAGCTGGCTCCGCTGCTGGGCAACGATCTGCAACCGGCCGCGCTGAGCTTGAATCCGGACCTGCGCCGTACCTTGCGGGCCGGTACCGATGCGGGCGCCCTGGCGGGCATCGTGTCCGGTTCCGGGCCGACGTGCGCGTTCCTGTGCGCGTCGTCGGCGGCGGCCGTCGACGTGGGGACCGAACTGGCCGGCGCGGGGGTGTGTCGCACCGTTCGGGTGGCCAGTGGCCCGGTGCACGGCGCTCGGGTGGTGGCAGGTCTGTCGCCGTAG
- a CDS encoding serine/threonine-protein kinase has product MTHPGQRFEGYVVESVIGHGGQADVYRARQHNRIVALKVLDELHRDPASTARLAREFRIAASLQHPHIVPVFDHGPIWITMHYVDGGSAAGLPTLQSKLRALDQIAAALDHAHRNGIVHTDVKPTNILVHQDFSQRGAMLIDFGVAHVLAEDVWHRAPQVLASLPYAAPELLQGRLPQAATDEYALACTALEILTGFTPFAGGNAMALVDEHLHTAPPEMSRRVPWLSRSFDLVLARAIAKDPDRRYESCAEMMDHLGDAVRRSGQ; this is encoded by the coding sequence GTGACGCACCCCGGACAGCGATTCGAGGGCTACGTCGTCGAGTCCGTGATCGGCCACGGCGGTCAGGCGGACGTGTACCGGGCCCGCCAGCACAACCGGATCGTCGCCCTGAAGGTTCTCGACGAACTCCACCGCGACCCGGCGAGCACCGCCCGGCTGGCCCGCGAGTTCCGCATTGCCGCCAGCCTGCAGCACCCGCACATCGTGCCGGTCTTCGATCACGGCCCGATCTGGATCACGATGCACTACGTCGACGGCGGCAGCGCCGCCGGGCTGCCGACCCTGCAGAGCAAGTTGCGGGCACTGGACCAGATCGCCGCGGCGCTCGACCACGCGCACCGCAACGGCATCGTCCACACCGACGTCAAGCCGACGAATATCCTTGTGCACCAAGATTTTTCACAAAGAGGAGCGATGCTCATCGACTTCGGCGTTGCACATGTGCTTGCCGAGGATGTCTGGCACCGGGCACCACAGGTGCTTGCCTCATTGCCCTACGCCGCACCCGAACTGTTGCAGGGACGGTTACCACAGGCCGCCACCGACGAGTACGCCCTGGCGTGCACGGCACTGGAGATCCTGACCGGATTCACCCCATTCGCCGGCGGCAACGCGATGGCGCTCGTCGATGAGCATCTGCACACCGCCCCACCGGAGATGTCCCGACGAGTGCCGTGGCTGTCCCGCTCGTTCGATCTGGTGCTGGCCCGGGCGATCGCCAAGGACCCGGACCGCCGTTACGAATCGTGCGCCGAGATGATGGACCACCTCGGTGACGCTGTGCGCCGCAGCGGTCAGTAG
- the rsmA gene encoding 16S rRNA (adenine(1518)-N(6)/adenine(1519)-N(6))-dimethyltransferase RsmA, translated as MTIRLLGRTEIRNLAKELDFRPRKSLGQNFVHDANTVRRIVSASGINKHDHVLEVGPGLGSLTLALLDRGATVSAIEIDPLLAARLPKTVAEHSHSEIHRLTVLNQDILTLERSDMAELPTAVVANLPYNIAVPALLHLLAEFPSIRTVMVMVQAEVAERLAAEPGGKDYGVPSVKVRFFGKVRRYGMVSPTVFWPIPRVYSGLVRIDRHEVSPWPTEDGFREKVFELIDIAFAQRRKTVRNAFLEWAGSGNESAERLLAASIDPARRGETLGVADFVRLYQRSANFTPSTETLDEGTSRPAEVY; from the coding sequence GTGACAATTCGTCTTCTGGGACGTACCGAGATCCGAAACTTGGCCAAAGAACTCGACTTTCGGCCACGTAAATCGCTCGGTCAGAATTTCGTCCATGACGCCAACACCGTGCGTCGGATCGTCTCCGCGTCGGGCATCAACAAGCACGACCATGTGCTCGAGGTCGGCCCCGGACTCGGCTCGCTGACCCTTGCCCTGCTCGACCGGGGTGCCACGGTGTCGGCCATCGAGATCGACCCGCTGCTGGCGGCGCGCCTGCCCAAGACGGTCGCCGAGCATTCGCACAGTGAGATCCACCGGTTGACCGTGCTTAACCAGGACATTCTCACGCTGGAGCGCTCTGATATGGCCGAGCTGCCCACCGCCGTGGTGGCCAACCTGCCGTACAACATCGCGGTTCCCGCGCTGCTGCACCTGCTGGCCGAGTTCCCGTCGATCCGCACCGTGATGGTGATGGTCCAGGCCGAGGTCGCCGAGCGGCTGGCCGCCGAGCCTGGTGGCAAGGATTACGGCGTGCCCAGCGTGAAGGTGCGGTTCTTCGGCAAGGTGCGCCGCTACGGCATGGTGTCGCCGACGGTGTTCTGGCCGATCCCGCGGGTGTACTCCGGTCTGGTCCGCATCGACCGGCACGAGGTGTCGCCCTGGCCCACCGAGGACGGTTTCCGCGAGAAGGTGTTCGAGCTGATCGACATCGCTTTCGCGCAGCGGCGCAAGACGGTCCGCAACGCCTTCCTGGAATGGGCCGGTTCGGGCAACGAATCCGCCGAGCGCCTGCTGGCCGCCAGCATCGACCCCGCACGCCGGGGCGAGACGTTGGGGGTGGCCGACTTCGTGCGGCTCTACCAGCGCTCCGCGAACTTCACCCCGAGTACCGAGACCCTCGACGAGGGCACCTCGCGGCCGGCCGAGGTCTACTGA